One window from the genome of Sebastes umbrosus isolate fSebUmb1 chromosome 12, fSebUmb1.pri, whole genome shotgun sequence encodes:
- the lrrc8da gene encoding volume-regulated anion channel subunit LRRC8D, with protein MMFTLTEVASLNDIQPTYRILKPWWDVFMDYLGLVMLMLAIFAMTMQITKDQVACLPVLEDPEEVSGAKPNSFTQQSAQKPATSAAPAATTMPLITKDLPDEIVHEIHVTHQHTAVVAETYANQPQPTGVRTNLDYQQYIFINQICYHVALPWYSKYFPYLTLIHTIVLMVSSNFWFKYPKTSSKIEHFVSILGRCFESPWTTKALSETACEDSEENKQRMTGTSSAPKQVSLEGKEDGANVNSSTPMLGVKFSADKPIGEVPSSMTILDKKDGEQAKALFEKVRKFRAHVEDSDFIYKLYVAQTVVKTVKFILILSYTSTFLAKINFKHDCEPEIKQLTGYRKFFCTHNMAFMLNKLLISYMALILIYGMACLYSLFWVFRRPLKEYSFEKVREESSFSDIPDVKNDFAFLLHMVDQYDQLYSKRFGVFLSEVSENKLREISLNHEWTFEKLRQLVTRNALDQQELHLFMLSGLPNAVFDLTDLEVLKLELIPEVRFSAKVSQMTSLLELHLCHCPAKVEQTGFAFLRDHLRCLHVKFTDVAEIPTWVYLLRSLRELNLIGNLSSENNKMIGLESMRDLRHLKTLCLKSNLTKMPTNITELSPHLIKLVVHNDGTKLMVLNSLKKMTNLIELELHTCELERIPHAIFSLTNLQELDLKSNNIRTIEEIISFQHLKRLTCLKLWHNKIITIPSSIGQIKSLEALHLSHNKLESLPPALFTLPKLRYLDVGHNSITVLPPDVGLLHNLQHLAINSNKLEALPKPLFRCTKLKALCLGNNALTVLPETVGQLVQLTQLELRGNCLDRLPVQLGNCRLLRKSGVVVEDHLFDALPVEVKESFSREANASFATHGS; from the coding sequence TGATGTTCACACTCACCGAGGTTGCGTCCCTGAATGACATCCAGCCGACGTACCGCATCCTGAAGCCATGGTGGGACGTCTTCATGGACTACCTGGGGCTGGTCATGCTCATGCTGGCCATATTCGCCATGACCATGCAGATCACCAAGGACCAGGTGGCCTGCCTCCCGGTTCTGGAGGACCCGGAGGAGGTCTCGGGAGCCAAGCCCAACTCGTTCACGCAGCAGAGCGCGCAGAAACCGGCCACTTCGGCAGCCCCCGCGGCAACCACCATGCCCCTGATCACTAAGGACTTACCAGACGAAATTGTCCACGAGATCCACGTCACGCACCAACACACTGCGGTGGTGGCGGAGACATATGCCAATCAACCTCAGCCGACGGGGGTCCGGACCAACCTGGACTATCAACAGTATATCTTCATCAACCAAATATGTTACCATGTGGCCTTACCCTGGTATTCCAAGTACTTTCCTTACCTCACCCTCATCCACACCATCGTTCTCATGGTCAGTAGCAACTTCTGGTTCAAATACCCCAAAACAAGCTCAAAGATTGAGCATTTTGTCTCAATCCTAGGTAGATGTTTTGAGTCTCCCTGGACTACGAAGGCTTTGTCTGAAACGGCTTGCGAGGACTCTGAGGAGAACAAACAGCGGATGACCGGCACCTCCTCTGCACCAAAGCAGGTGTCTTTAGAGGGGAAGGAGGACGGTGCAAACGTCAACTCATCCACACCCATGCTCGGGGTGAAGTTCTCTGCAGATAAGCCCATCGGAGAGGTCCCGAGCAGCATGACAATCCTGGACAAAAAAGACGGAGAGCAGGCCAAAGCTCTGTTTGAGAAAGTGAGAAAATTCCGAGCTCACGTGGAGGACAGTGATTTCATCTACAAGCTTTATGTAGCGCAGACCGTTGTCAAAACCGTCAAGTTTATCTTGATTTTATCCTACACTTCGACCTTTTTGGCTAAGATAAATTTTAAGCACGATTGTGAACCTGAGATTAAACAGCTgacaggatacaggaagttctTCTGCACCCACAACATGGCTTTCATGCTCAACAAGCTGCTTATCAGCTACATGGCTCTGATTTTGATCTACGGGATGGCGTGCTTGTACTCTCTCTTCTGGGTGTTTCGGCGCCCCCTGAAAGAGTACTCGTTCGAGAAGGTCCGGGAAGAGAGCAGCTTTAGTGACATTCCTGATGTCAAAAATGACTTTGCATTCCTCTTACACATGGTTGACCAGTATGACCAACTCTACTCCAAACGCTTCGGTGTCTTCTTGTCCGAGGTCAGTGAAAACAAGCTTAGGGAGATCAGCCTCAATCACGAGTGGACCTTTGAAAAACTGAGGCAGCTCGTGACCCGTAACGCACTGGACCAGCAGGAGCTGCACCTTTTCATGCTCTCCGGTCTACCGAACGCTGTGTTTGACCTCACGGATTTGGAAGTGCTGAAACTGGAGCTGATTCCTGAGGTGAGGTTCTCGGCGAAGGTCTCCCAGATGACCAGCCTGCTGGAGCTGCACCTCTGCCACTGCCCGGCCAAAGTAGAGCAGACGGGGTTCGCTTTCCTCCGCGACCATCTTCGCTGCCTTCACGTCAAGTTCACCGACGTCGCCGAGATCCCGACATGGGTGTATTTGCTGAGGAGTTTGAGGGAGCTCAACCTAATCGGCAACTTGAgctcagaaaacaacaaaatgataggTCTGGAGTCCATGCGAGATTTGAGGCATTTAAAGACATTATGCTTGAAGAGCAACCTCACAAAAATGCCCACAAACATCACAGAGCTGTCGCCGCATCTGATTAAGCTAGTGGTGCACAACGATGGTACAAAACTGATGGTACTGAATAGTCTGAAAAAGATGACAAATCTGATTGAACTGGAGCTGCACACGTGCGAACTGGAGAGGATCCCCCACGCTATTTTCAGCTTGACCAACTTGCAGGAGCTCGACCTGAAATCCAACAACATCCGAACCATCGAGGAGATCATCAGCTTCCAGCACCTCAAGAGGCTGACGTGCCTTAAACTGTGGCACAACAAAATCATCACCATCCCATCCTCCATCGGCCAGATCAAGTCTCTGGAGGCTCTCCACCTCTCTCACAATAAACTGGAGTCCCTGCCTCCGGCCTTGTTCACGCTGCCCAAACTGCGGTACCTGGACGTGGGCCACAACTCCATCACGGTGCTCCCTCCGGACGTGGGCCTCCTCCACAATCTCCAGCACTTAGCCATCAACTCCAACAAGCTGGAGGCGCTGCCCAAGCCTCTGTTCAGATGCACCAAGCTCAAGGCGCTGTGTCTGGGGAACAACGCGCTCACCGTGCTGCCGGAGACCGTGGGTCAGCTGGTCCAGCTCACTCAGCTGGAGCTGAGAGGAAACTGTCTGGACAGACTGCCCGTCCAGCTGGGAAACTGCCGCCTGCTGCGCAAGAGCGGCGTGGTCGTGGAGGACCACCTCTTCGACGCACTGCCCGTGGAAGTCAAGGAGAGCTTCAGCCGAGAGGCCAACGCGTCCTTTGCGACTCACGGTTCATAA
- the LOC119498148 gene encoding uncharacterized protein LOC119498148 yields the protein MNRQDNVPFTPRAVVKGAPPVYIQPPPGRIPQNFKEAMLHIPVKLADKSKNRTPDTAVNTQPAKKASAKSSIDKWKSSFKPLDEEDDSLDTDTGAGSSQRVEIYDPYDPISSDSEHEILQAQDHNQSPPKQDNNLELQPLPASRGGHKKRRWASSYSESVSLPLDSHDFSPETRPTESQDLSPAQRLPEQQAYSPDTESLDRPDYDSISKPLDHRVCSPDRLIHGSSTQQFPASYGGQRTNGEERITVSEYRREMTTVRLSPPRLHRDYQHMSEYVGTGRDQIPPPTEVPRNRNRNIIMDKIPIMCDLCDIELANSRELEDHLESKSHWDTLEHIQQQNNYDDLVIAFLQEVLLYKSHQCGRAIEDGALQALQENDHMTKIEMFHCAACSVFVSTSASSVHTHITSQEHLCNTKEFQVQQRRSCLDKAEIMMKELKPQFEHFLKGGSLFE from the exons ATGAACCGTCAGGATAATGTTCCGTTCACACCGAGAGCAGTAGTTAAAGGAGCTCCTCCAGTTTACATTCAACCACCTCCTGGAAG GATACCCCAGAACTTCAAAGAAGCTATGCTACACATCCCAGTGAAGCTAGCAGACAAATCCAAAAACAGGACACCTGACACTGCTGTTAACACACAACCAGCCAAGAAAGCTTCAG CAAAATCCTCTATTGATAAATGGAAGTCTTCATTCAAACCATTAGATGAAGAAGATGACTCTCTGGACACGGACACAGGCGCCGGCAGTTCACAAAG GGTTGAGATTTATGATCCTTACGACCCTATCTCGTCAGACTCTGAGCACGAGATCCTACAGGCCCAAGACCACAACCAATCCCCACCCAAACAGGATAACAACCTGGAACTTCAGCCTTTGCCTGCAAGTAGAGGCGGCCATAAAAAACGCCGCTGGGCCTCATCCTACTCTGAGTCAGTGAGCCTACCCCTCGACAGCCACGACTTTAGCCCCGAAACCAGACCCACCGAGAGTCAAGATCTCAGTCCAGCTCAGAGACTGCCAGAACAACAGGCTTACAGCCCCGACACTGAATCACTTGACCGTCCGGATTATGACTCCATAAGTAAACCTCTGGACCACCGGGTCTGCAGCCCCGACAGGCTCATTCATGGCTCCTCCACCCAACAGTTTCCCGCATcttatggaggacagaggaccaACGGGGAGGAGAGGATAACAGTCTCAGAATACAGGAGAGAG ATGACTACTGTTAGATTATCCCCACCCAGGTTACACCGGGACTATCAACATATGTCGGAATACGTGGGAACAG GACGGGACCAAATCCCTCCTCCTACAGAGGTGccaagaaacagaaacagaaatataataatGGACAA gATCCCCATCATGTGTGATCTTTGTGACATTGAGTTAGCCAATAGTCGGGAGCTGGAGGATCACTTGGAGAGCAAGAGTCACTGGGACACCCTGGAGCACATCCAGCAGCAGAATAATTATGATGACCTGGTTATAGCCTTCCTACAG GAAGTCCTGCTTTATAAAAGCCATCAGTGCGGACGAGCCATAGAGGATGGTGCACTCCAAG CGCTGCAGGAAAATGACCACATGACAAAGATTGAAATGTTCCACTGTGCAGCATGCAGTGTCTTCGTATCCACATCTGCATCCTCGGTGCACACTCACATTACCTCTCAGGAACACCTCTGCAACACAAAG GAGTTTCAAGTGCAGCAGAGACGTTCTTGCCTTGACAAAGCAGAAATCATGATGAAGGAGCTGAAGCCTCAGTTTGAACACTTCCTGAAG GGTGGCAGCCTATTTGAATGA